A genome region from Camelina sativa cultivar DH55 chromosome 10, Cs, whole genome shotgun sequence includes the following:
- the LOC104718497 gene encoding phospho-N-acetylmuramoyl-pentapeptide-transferase homolog, with amino-acid sequence MRFFLLTPSSYRFYHPNPFRSLESIPPLSVTRPRVESGSLSSYKFIAASLRRHGCSSSSTMRHSSVSVKAFDDDSFDFYSGDIFTATYYSISSSEGEESDGDYALNVVTETTAQKLGKFPRGRQKHRIRYGINLGLLAFLSLLLLLMDSFAWKIVRLPLPPYFLSLPFFISAVLVTLSGYIIVPLLDRLKVHEPIRTLGPVSHNRRPTIPTMGGLFFVPVGVAVAIVLTKFSSIEVCGAAAATVAFAMIGLVDDSLSLYSENNIGLSAKTQLLLEAAIGTCFAFWLETANISSPYGMKMLIPLPSPIGLVCLGKLYILLTSFYFVSMGNLVKATDGLDGLAGGIAALAFVAMAIAVLPICSDLSVFGASMAGACFGFLLHNRYRASVSMGDTGSLALGGALAAMAACSGMFFPLFISSGVAVLEASSVIIQAVYYSATKRLKGKGRRFFKTVPFHHHLRLSGLKEPMIVAMAYVISSLLSLIAAYIGLISA; translated from the exons ATGAGATTTTTCCTGTTAACTCCGAGTTCTTACCGATTCTACCATCCAAATCCGTTTCGATCTCTCGAATCGATTCCTCCTCTTTCGGTTACACGTCCTCGCGTCGAATCTGgatctctctcttcttacaaG TTCATTGCAGCGAGCTTGCGGAGACATGgatgtagtagtagtagtaccaTGAGACATAGCTCTGTCTCAGTCAAGGCATTTGATGAt gattcatttgatttttattctGGTGACATATTTACTGCTACATACTATTCGATTTCGTCGAGTGAAGGCGAAGAGAGTGATGGGGATTACGCGTTGAATGTGGTAACTGAAACAACTGCTCAAAAGCTTGGAAAGTTTCCAAGAGGTCGCCAAAAGCACAG AATCAGATATGGGATTAATTTGGGGCTTCTCGCATTTTTGTCACTGCTGCTTCTATTGATGGACTCTTTTGCTTGGAAGATTGTTAGACTGCCTTTGCCTCCATATTTCTTAAGCCTCCCCTTCTTCATCTCAGCAGTTTTAGTCACCTTATCCGGTTATATTATTGTTCCACTTCTAGACAGACTAAAAGTACATGAGCCAATTAGGACACTAGGTCCAGTTTCACATAACCGCAGACCAACAATCCCGACAATGGGTGGGTTGTTTTTTGTTCCAGTTGGTGTTGCTGTTGCAATAGTCTTGACTAAATTTTCGTCCATAGAAGTCTGTGGAGCAGCAGCTGCAACTGTAGCATTTGCAATGATTGGATTAGTTGATGACTCCTTAAGCCTCTACAGTGAGAATAACATTGGTTTATCTGCTAAAACACAACTTCTTTTGGAG GCAGCAATTGGGACTTGCTTTGCGTTTTGGTTGGAGACTGCAAACATATCATCTCCTTATGGCAT GAAAATGTTGATTCCCTTGCCTTCACCAATAGGTCTCGTTTGCTTGGGAAAACTTTACATATTGTTGACATCTTTTTACTTCGTTTCTATGGGAAACTTAGTCAAAGCAACCGATGGTCTTGATGGACTGGCTGGAGGTATTGCTGCCTTGGCTTTTGTTGCAATGGCAATAGCAGTTCTTCCAATTTGCTCTG ATCTTTCTGTATTTGGAGCTTCGATGGCTGGAGCTTGTTTTGGATTTCTACTTCACAATCGATACAGAGCATCAGTTTCCATGGGGGATACAGGATCATTGGCTCTTGGTGGAGCTTTGGCTGCAATGGCTGCATGCTCAGGAATGTTCTTTCCATTGTTCATATCATCCGGTGTCGCAGTTTTAGAAGCTTCTTCTGTCATTATTCAG GCAGTGTATTACTCGGCGACTAAGCGTTTAAAGGGAAAAGGGCGTCGATTTTTCAAGACAGTACCGTTTCATCATCACCTTAGGCTCAGTGGTTTGAAGGAGCCAATGATAGTAGCAATGGCATATGTTATATCCTCTTTGCTCTCTCTTATAGCAGCTTACATAGGTCTTATTTCTGCATAA
- the LOC104718493 gene encoding uncharacterized protein LOC104718493 encodes MEEKSLEHLLMQPLHRVVQPEDPPVQAVRLMDLIGDIVGDGVQPQEVVMAMVLVLVRHQKEVDSGLVQVRGQELDLGLVPEEEEPQTVVLAMEVGPGTQVKVVAQAMEMVEDHQVGERGANTANMSVLVILP; translated from the coding sequence ATGGAGGAGAAGAGTCTGGAACACCTTCTAATGCAGCCGCTACACCGAGTAGTCCAACCGGAGGATCCACCGGTTCAAGCGGTTCGGCTCATGGACCTAATTGGGGATATAGTTGGGGATGGGGTTCAACCCCAGGAGGTGGTTATGGCTATGGTTCTGGTTCTGGTTCGTCACCAGAAGGAGGTGGATTCGGGTTTGGTTCAGGTTCGGGGTCAGGAACTGGATTTGGGTCTGGttccggaggaggaggagccacAGACGGTGGTTCTGGCCATGGAAGTGGGACCGGGCACGCAGGTGAAGGTGGTGGCTCAGGCGATGGAAATGGTGGAGGATCACCAGGTCGGAGAGAGAGGAGCCAACACCGCTAATATGAGCGTTCTTGTTATACTACCTTAA
- the LOC104718499 gene encoding thaumatin-like protein 1b: protein MAERLPMIFLLALHLLVSGVFSMSVLTIENKCSHTVWPVIFSWNVDSQVSPTGFALRRGEARAIQAPSSWYGLISGRTLCSTDSTGKFSCATGDCESGKIECPGSYSWAPVTYVYFRIDNGGINSYTISVEYGYNLPVMVVPSQRSRTCISAGCDVELNKTCPKDLMIMSRGTPVACSSTCMESNTPETCCTRDFKSKQNCKPTVYTQNFERACPLAHVYAYDDNNSTVTCLNSTDYVITFCPFPNPNKTK from the exons aTGGCGGAAAGGTTGCCTATGATTTTCCTCCTTGCTTTACATTTGTTAGTATCGG GAGTGTTTTCCATGAGTGTACTTACCATAGAGAACAAGTGCAGTCACACAGTTTGGCCAGTTATCTTCTCATGGAACGTGGACTCACAGGTCTCCCCAACAGGCTTCGCTCTGAGGAGAGGTGAGGCGCGAGCCATACAGGCGCCATCTTCATGGTACGGTCTTATCTCGGGTAGGACGCTATGCTCCACCGACTCAACAGGAAAATTCTCTTGCGCCACAGGAGACTGCGAATCCGGCAAGATTGAGTGTCCCGGCTCATACAGTTGGGCTCCGGTGACTTATGTCTACTTTAGAATTGATAATG GTGGCATCAACAGCTACACCATCAGTGTTGAATACGGTTACAACCTTCCAGTAATGGTGGTCCCTTCACAGCGTAGCCGGACATGTATCAGCGCCGGTTGTGATGTTGAACTGAACAAGACTTGTCCAAAAGATCTTATGATAATGTCCAGAGGAACTCCAGTCGCATGTAGTAGTACGTGCATGGAATCTAATACTCCGGAGACTTGCTGCACCCGCGACTTCAAGTCAAAGCAAAACTGCAAGCCGACGGTGTACACGCAAAACTTCGAGCGAGCTTGCCCACTCGCTCATGTATACGCCTATGACGATAATAATAGCACCGTTACATGCCTCAACTCTACTGACTATGTCATCACGTTTTGCCCTTTCCCTAATCCAAACAAAACCAAGTAG
- the LOC109126833 gene encoding thaumatin-like protein 1 produces the protein MTERLPLILLLALHLFVSGVFSTSILTIENKCNKTIWPVVFSWRSKVSTSGFTLKSGEARAIQAPSSWYGLISARTLCSNDSTGNFTCATGDCESGGIECPGAYNWSPVTYLLFRIDDGGINSYTISVEYGYNLPLKVVPSIPTCISSGCMVDLSKTCPNDLKKFVGRDIVACNSACREDNSQENCCTRYFNSXYFIFYSN, from the exons ATGACGGAGAGGTTGCCATTGATTCTCCTCCTTGCTCTACACTTGTTCGTGTCTG GAGTGTTTTCCACTAGTATCCTTACCATAGAGAACAAATGCAATAAAACAATTTGGCCAGTCGTCTTTTCATGGCGGTCAAAAGTCTCCACCTCCGGCTTCACTCTCAAGAGCGGAGAGGCGCGTGCCATACAAGCGCCGTCTTCATGGTACGGTCTTATCTCGGCTAGGACGCTCTGCTCCAACGACTCAACAGGAAATTTCACGTGCGCCACGGGAGATTGCGAATCCGGCGGGATCGAGTGTCCCGGCGCATACAATTGGTCTCCGGTCACTTATCTCTTATTTAGGATCGATGACGGCGGAATCAACAGCTATACCATCAGCGTAGAGTACGGTTACAACCTTCCACTAAAGGTTGTTCCATCAATCCCGACATGTATCAGCTCAGGTTGTATGGTTGACTTGAGCAAGACATGTCCAAATGATCTTAAGAAATTTGTCGGGCGAGATATAGTCGCATGCAATAGCGCATGCCGAGAAGACAACTCCCAGGAGAACTGTTGCACTCGTTACTTCAACTCANcatatttcattttttattcaaattaa
- the LOC109126923 gene encoding uncharacterized protein At4g18257-like, translated as MGGEEETKKRVVTESLGWLTESSIMPKKQRAIEGVGPSSIIELKAQLYNSQEEAKQTKDLNGSDAQYHRAKERIAAKDSFSAKNSGVESRNLKDKLEHKAVKDGAVSYAALEKKAQLYEKLVRGELSDEGGEEKYCVDFFRKGIEHEDPKPSYNSFISAPSEDLKHDGEDDGWLFSTKFAGLGRAIGTTDVGQHVRMVREVHEEVNQEREKATELKQRRQEQATNRREKLKQAYLRKQLEKLKAQQQQQEQEQNS; from the exons atgggaggcgaagaggagacgaagaagagagtGGTAACTGAATCGCTGGGATGGTTAACGGAATCTTCGATTATGCCAAAGAAGCAGCGCGCTATCGAAGGTGTAGGTCCTTCTTCGATCATAGAGCTTAAAGCTCAGCTCTATAATTCTCAAGAAGAAGCTAAACAGACGAAGGATTTGAACGGATCCGATGCTCAGTACCATCGCGCTAAGGAAAGGATTGCCGCGAAAGACTCTTTCTCCGCGAAAAACTCCGGCGTCGAGAGTCGTAATCTAAA GGACAAGCTTGAGCACAAAGCGGTAAAAGACGGAGCAGTTAGTTATGCAGCATTGGAGAAAAAGGCTCAGTTGTATGAGAAACTTGTTAGAGGAGAGCTATCTGATGAAGGAGGTGAAGAGAAGTACTGTGTTGATTTCTTCAGGAAAGGAATTGAACATGAAGATCCAAAACCGTCTTACAACAGTTTCATTTCAGCACCTTCTGAAGATTTAAAACACGATGGTGAAGACGACGGTTGGCTGTTTAGCACCAAATTTGCTGGACTTGGACGAGCAATTGGGACAACTGATGTAGGCCAACATGTGCGCATGGTCAG GGAAGTTCATGAGGAAGTGAatcaagagagagaaaaggcaACTGAGTTGAAGCAAAGGAGACAAGAGCAGGCAACAAATCGTCGAGAGAAACTCAAACAAGCTTATCTACGGAAGCAGCTCGAGAAACTGAaggctcaacaacaacaacaagagcaaGAGcaaaattcttga
- the LOC104718498 gene encoding cytochrome b561 domain-containing protein At4g18260-like, translating to MKISKYLTNVLISIIFYLSSAPPFVICSSLEVNIDDHSPSNLKNKGSLQDKMSHQMINSIKLHGILLWVSMGFLMPMGILFVRMANKAHENGRQVKVFVYLHFIFQILAVVLATIGAIMSIRTLENSFDNNHQRLGLALYAAMWLQFLTGVFKPSRGSKRRLKWFLLHWILGTTVSLVGIINIYTGIRAYQKKTSSSRDSSLWTILFTAQIACLVFFYLFQDKWEHFQKQRAVLNNELDHQNNNTNGSSDQIIQVVTRNDHEPKVMVPQPCRKSNALVNLFKLI from the exons atgaaaatttctaAATATCTCACGAATGTTTTGATTTCTATTATCTTCTATCTTTCTTCTGCTCCACCATTTGTCATCTGTTCATCTCTTGAAGTCAACATTGATGACCATTCACCAAGCAATCTCAAGAATAAAGGATCCCTACAAGACAAg ATGAGTCATCAGATGATAAACAGCATAAAACTTCATGGCATTCTCTTATGGGTTTCCATGGGGTTTCTTATGCCAATGGGGATTCTCTTCGTTAGAATGGCCAATAAAGCTCATGAAAATGGAAGACAGGTTAAAGTGTTCGTCTATCTTCATTTCATTTTCcag ATACTGGCAGTGGTTTTAGCAACAATAGGAGCTATAATGTCCATAAGAACATTGGAAAACTCTTTCGACAACAACCATCAAAGACTTGGCTTGGCTCTTTATGCTGCCATGTGGCTCCAATTCTTGACTGGTGTCTTCAAGCCCTCTAG AGGGAGCAAAAGAAGGTTGAAATGGTTCTTATTACATTGGATTCTTGGAACAACAGTGTCACTAGTTGgcataataaacatatatactgGCATAAGAGCTTACCAAAAGAAGACATCATCAAGTAGAGACTCGAGTCTTTGGACAATCTTGTTCACAGCTCAAATCGCTTGTCTCGTCTTCTTCTATCTATTTCAAGACAAATGGGAACATTTTCAGAAGCAAAGAGCTGTTCTTAATAATGAATTGGATCACCAAAATAATAACACAAATGGAAGTAGTGACCAAATCATCCAAGTGGTAACCAGAAATGATCATGAACCAAAGGTCATGGTTCCTCAGCCTTGTCGCAAAAGTAATGCACTTGTAAATCtgtttaaattgatttga
- the LOC109126834 gene encoding LEAF RUST 10 DISEASE-RESISTANCE LOCUS RECEPTOR-LIKE PROTEIN KINASE-like 2.4 yields the protein MLKRYSFEQVKKMTNSFAHVLGKGGFGIVYKGKLPDKSGRDIALKILKESSQGNAEEFINELVSMSRASHVNIVSLFGFCYEGNNRAIIYEFMPNGSLDKFISENMSTKKDWKALYNIAVGVARGLEYLHNSCVSKIVHFDIKPQNILIDEEFCPKISDFGLAKLGKRKESIISMLDARGTVGYIAPEMFSKNYGGVSHKSDVYSYGMVVLEMIGETKREGVETSTSNKSSVYFPDWVYDDLERKETMRLLEDHIIEEEDEKIVKKMTLVGSNWWFIIFIIDLLSLL from the coding sequence ATGTTGAAGAGATATAGTTTTGAGCAAGTCAAGAAGATGACAAACTCGTTTGCTCATGTTCTAGGGAAAGGAGGATTTGGCATTGTCTATAAAGGAAAATTACCCGATAAGAGCGGCAGAGATATTGCATTGAAGATCTTGAAAGAGTCGTCACAGGGTAATGCAGAAGAGTTCATCAATGAACTAGTTAGCATGAGTAGAGCATCTCATGTTAATATCGTTTCTCTCTTTGGATTTTGTTATGAAGGGAACAACAGAGCTATAATTTATGAGTTCATGCCGAATGGATCGCTTGACAAGTTTATTTCCGAGAATATGTCAACGAAGAAAGACTGGAAAGCTTTGTACAACATTGCGGTAGGTGTTGCTCGCGGGTTAGAGTACTTGCACAATAGTTGTGTATCCAAGATTGTGCATTTTGATATAAAGCCTCAAAATATACTCATAGACGAAGAATTTTGTCCAAAGATTTCGGATTTCGGACTTGCGAAGCTCGGCAAACGGAAAGAGAGTATCATATCCATGTTAGACGCAAGAGGGACCGTAGGGTATATTGCTCCTGAAATGTTTTCCAAAAACTATGGAGGAGTTTCACATAAGTCGGATGTGTATAGTTATGGAATGGTGGTTCTTGAGATGATCGgggaaacaaaaagagaaggaGTTGAAACTTCTACGTCCAATAAAAGTTCAGTGTACTTTCCAGATTGGGTCTATGACGATCTTGAGAGGAAAGAAACCATGAGACTTTTAGAAGATCATataatcgaagaagaagatgagaagatagTTAAGAAAATGACATTAGTGGGNTCTAATTGGTGGttcatcatttttattattgatttgtTAAGTCTTCTTTAA
- the LOC104720263 gene encoding thaumatin-like protein 1, translating into MGERNPFIFFLASHLFISRVLSRTIITIENKCDQTVWPVIYSWNSQITTTGFTLKTGEARDINAPSSWYGIISGRTLCSTAAGNFSCVTGDCDSGKIECSLDDYGWSPVTYAYFRFDNKGGSDSYTISVEYGYNLPIVVVPSQKTSTTCIPAGCVVDDLNKTCXYDKLIEYN; encoded by the exons ATGGGGGAGAGGAATccatttattttcttccttgCTTCACATTTGTTCATCTCCC GAGTGTTGTCAAGGACTATCATAACCATAGAGAACAAATGTGATCAGACTGTGTGGCCAGTAATCTACTCATGGAACTCGCAAATCACCACCACCGGCTTCACCCTCAAAACAGGGGAGGCCCGTGACATCAACGCGCCTTCGTCGTGGTACGGTATTATTTCCGGTAGGACGCTTTGCTCCACCGCCGCAGGAAATTTCTCTTGCGTCACTGGAGACTGCGACTCAGGAAAAATCGAATGTTCTCTTGATGATTACGGTTGGTCTCCGGTGACTTACGCCTACTTCAGATTCGATAACAAAGGCGGTTCCGACAGCTACACCATAAGTGTCGAATACGGTTATAATCTTCCAATCGTGGTGGTCCCGTCGCAAAAGACTAGTACTACATGTATCCCCGCCGGTTGTGTGGTTGATGACCTGAACAAGACTTGTCNTTACGATAAGTTGATTGAATATAACTGA
- the LOC104720262 gene encoding thaumatin-like protein 1b, with the protein MTERLPLILLLALHLFVSGVFSTSILTIENKCNKTIWPVVFSWRSKVSTSGFTLKSGEARAIQAPSSWYGLISARTLCSNDSTGNFTCATGDCESGGIECPGAYNWSPVTYLLFRIDDGGINSYTISVEYGYNLPLKVVPSIPTCISSGCMVDLSKTCPNDLKKFVGRDIVACNSACREDNSQENCCTRYFNSKQTCKPTQYVENFDRACPFAYSYAFNDNNSTFTCTNSTDYVITFCPSSIPDTTRSSMAPLPAEPKHNSQGMLNTILGTT; encoded by the exons ATGACGGAGAGGTTGCCATTGATTCTCCTCCTTGCTCTACACTTGTTCGTGTCTG GAGTGTTTTCCACTAGTATCCTTACCATAGAGAACAAATGCAATAAAACAATTTGGCCAGTCGTCTTTTCATGGCGGTCAAAAGTCTCCACCTCCGGCTTCACTCTCAAGAGCGGAGAGGCGCGTGCCATACAAGCGCCGTCTTCATGGTACGGTCTTATCTCGGCTAGGACGCTCTGCTCCAACGACTCAACAGGAAATTTCACGTGCGCCACGGGAGATTGCGAATCCGGCGGGATCGAGTGTCCCGGCGCATACAATTGGTCTCCGGTCACTTATCTCTTATTTAGGATCGATGACGGCGGAATCAACAGCTATACCATCAGCGTAGAGTACGGTTACAACCTTCCACTAAAGGTTGTTCCATCAATCCCGACATGTATCAGCTCAGGTTGTATGGTTGACTTGAGCAAGACATGTCCAAATGATCTTAAGAAATTTGTCGGGCGAGATATAGTCGCATGCAATAGCGCATGCCGAGAAGACAACTCCCAGGAGAACTGTTGCACTCGTTACTTCAACTCAAAACAAACTTGCAAGCCTACACAGTACGTGGAAAACTTCGACCGCGCTTGCCCATTCGCCTATAGCTACGCCTTTAACGACAATAACAGCACCTTCACATGCACAAATTCAACTGACTACGTGATCACGTTTTGTCCCTCCTCGATTCCCGACACCACCAG AAGCTCGATGGCTCCATTACCAGCGGAACCAAAAc ATAATTCTCAAGGGATGTTAAATACCATACTTGGTACCACCTAA